One Hymenobacter aerilatus genomic region harbors:
- a CDS encoding relaxase/mobilization nuclease domain-containing protein translates to MIAKTTIGNDFEGALTYGAGQRQGRGKEPGEAPLLVVANLIPGTPREMALDMRAVAAQSKKIQKPVWHTVLSWKAGEVVSQGQKVAAAQRYCELIGAPVDRHQVVVYEHRDKKHAHVHIYLNRVPIDGGPALRTDNNFYRQPAITRQISQELGMDPIPERRRSLRALDPTKEAAREQVSRALQLLLAQADRGGEEWLALQLQKELIGVRYTHDKGGVLRGVSFELDGVAVRGQEVGYKGAQLREALAAPGLQVVIGPEIARAPGADQPAVLPKPSRPEPAKRPRRKGPAR, encoded by the coding sequence ATGATTGCAAAGACCACCATTGGTAATGACTTTGAGGGGGCATTAACTTATGGCGCGGGGCAGCGCCAGGGCCGGGGCAAGGAGCCGGGGGAGGCTCCACTTTTGGTCGTGGCTAATCTGATTCCGGGCACTCCCAGGGAGATGGCGCTGGACATGCGGGCCGTGGCGGCGCAAAGCAAAAAGATTCAGAAGCCGGTGTGGCATACCGTGCTTTCGTGGAAGGCGGGGGAGGTGGTGAGCCAGGGGCAAAAAGTAGCGGCTGCCCAGCGCTATTGCGAGCTGATTGGCGCGCCCGTTGACCGACACCAGGTGGTCGTTTATGAACACCGGGATAAAAAGCACGCGCACGTTCACATCTACTTGAACCGGGTGCCAATTGACGGGGGGCCAGCGCTGCGGACGGATAATAACTTTTACCGGCAGCCGGCCATCACGCGGCAGATAAGTCAGGAGCTGGGTATGGACCCCATTCCTGAGCGGCGGCGCAGCCTGCGGGCGCTGGACCCCACGAAAGAGGCAGCACGAGAGCAGGTGAGTCGGGCGTTACAGTTGTTACTCGCGCAGGCCGATAGGGGAGGGGAGGAGTGGCTGGCTTTGCAATTGCAAAAAGAACTGATTGGGGTTCGCTATACCCACGACAAGGGCGGCGTACTGCGGGGCGTGAGCTTTGAATTGGACGGCGTAGCGGTCCGGGGGCAGGAGGTGGGCTACAAAGGGGCGCAGCTGCGCGAAGCCCTGGCCGCGCCCGGGTTGCAGGTGGTAATAGGACCGGAAATTGCGCGTGCGCCCGGCGCGGACCAGCCAGCCGTACTGCCGAAGCCAAGTCGGCCCGAGCCGGCGAAGCGCCCCCGCCGGAAGGGGCCCGCCCGGTAG